TTAAACAGGAAAGGGTTTGGGGCTTCCATGGAGACCTGGTCTTAGACGTACTTCCCACCAACCTCTCTCTAATTCAGGAAACTAGGTCCTTGGGGTTTGGGAGGTATGGGGATGCGCCCCTGCTCAGCCCCAGTGTACTCACCTCGGCTGTGCTCACGGCTGCGTGCAGAGACACCACTCCCAGCACCAGATGGGACAGGGCTGTGCTCCACTCGGCCCCCGGCTTGGGGGCCATGGCACCTCAGGCGCTAGTATGTATGAGGACACAGATAGGAGATACTCAACTTTGGAGAGGAAGAAAGCGCAGAAGCCAGCGATCTGGAGCCCTACGCGCGGCACTCTAGTACGCCTAGGTTCCAGGTCCCCATTACTGGATGTTAGGAGAAGTTCAGTCCTAGACTTTCCGGATCCCTGAGGCCACTGCACACACCTGTGGAGAAGAAGAACCTAATTCAGCCGGGAAACGGGGGAAAACGACTCAGGGTCTAAGCTGGGGGGAACGTCAGCCCTGGGGCCCTGGAGCCCAAGTGGGAGTGCGGGCCTGGGGAAGAGAGAGCGGCGAGGCGCTGCAGGCCCACGCGGCGGCCTCGGCCTGCTCCCTGCGTTCCGGGAGGCGTTGTCCTGGGAACCCGGGTCCAGGAGGAGCGACGGCGCAGGACTCCGGGAGGCCAGCCGTGCGCAGTTACCGGGCTGCGCGGTCCCAACGCAGCGGCGAGCGGGAGGCCCGAGCCTGCGCAACGTACCGCCCACCGCCGTCGGCCCTTCCTCCTCTGCCGTGCCTCCAGTTGCCGGAGCGAGCGCGGTCGGGAACCTCCACCAGCGAGAGGAGCGGAGGCTAGAGCGGCCGGGCGGGGCTAGAGCGGCTGGGGGGGGGGGGTCGAGACCTGGGGGGGGCCGGTTGGAGGCCGTAGGAGCGGGTGGGGTCAGGAGGAGCTCGGGGACCAGAAAACGCTCTGTTTCGGTGGGTGCGTGCATGGGCATAGTGGTTTGGAAGGAGCGTGATGAGGGGAGAAGGGCCGGGGCGGGGCTGCGAGGGGCGGGGTCTGGGCGGGGCTGCGAGGGGAGGGGGGTCTGGGAGGGGCTGAGGGAGATAAGATTTAGGCGGGGCTGAGAGCGGCGGGTCTGAGAGGGAGGGGGCCTGGGTGGGGCGGGGTCTGGgtggggcggggcctgggcgAGGATGCAATGGGGGGGTCTGGGCGTGGCTGCGAGGGGCGGGGTCTGGGCGAGACTGAGAGGGACCGAGAGGGGAGGAGCCTGGGCGAGGCTGCAAGGGACGGGGTTTGGGCGGGGCTGCGAGGAGTGGGGGTCTGGGCGGGGCTGAGATGGgcggggctgcagggaggggaaggagaaccCCGGCGTGTTGAAGGCTCCGCGAAACCGGAGCGGTGGGGGACTACGCGGAGGGTGGGAGGGATTCCGAGAGGAGGGTCGCGGGAGCCGTGGGCGTTCTCAGCCCGGTGTCCGCGGTGTAGGGGTTGGGGCGCGCCGGGCGGCGCCGTGAGAAACGGCGGGTCTCCAGGTGCGGCCGCGGGCACCTCTTTCTAGTACCCCCGTCCCCGCGCTCGCCTTCCAGCCGTGGGAGCCGGGCCGTGGGGGCGGCCGTCGCGAGCATGCGCACCGGCACTGCGGCGGGCGGGCGCCGAGTCTGGGCGCGGGGACGCGGGGCGGCGCGAAGCGGGGCCCTCTGCCGCCCCGCGCTCCCATGTACGCCTTTTACTCGTTGCTCATCTACATCTTCTACAGCCTCTTCCGCAGGGATGGTGGCGCCGCGGCGGCCGCGGAGCCCGGGGACCCCGCCCAGGTGAGCGGGGCTGGCCGTGCAGCCCGTCGTCCCCCGccgcctgccccacccccacgccGAGGTTCCCGGGGCGGGGGCGGCCACGGGGCGCGGGGCGACGGGGCCGTGCCGAGTACCCTCGGCTCGGCCCCGGTGCTGGAAGCGTAGACTTCGGCCCCAATCCTCCGGCCCGGTTCGCGGAGGGAAGGGGCCAGCAGGCTGCCTGCTCCCTCCTCAGGGGCGCCCCTGTCCCCTCCCTAGAGAGCCCGCAAGCCCCGGGGTCGCCGGCGCCCAGACCTGCCCGCGCCAGAGCTGTGGACCGAGCTGACCGGCCTGGCCGGTAGGTGCGGGCTGGGAGTCCCGCGGTGCGAGGGCGGTGCCGGGACCTCCCAGGGAGGGGCGGAGGCCTGGCTCCAGCACGTGACCCGAAATGTCTCCCGCCCTCCTCCCTGACCGGCAGCCAGCTCCGAGCCTGAGGATGGGTCGGAAGGCGCAGCCGAGGGCCGCGCGGCCGCGGTGTCCCTGGAAGAGGCCCTACTGCGCCTCGCCGAGTTCCTCTCCGTCCAGCTGGGGGCGGAAGAGAGCTGCGGGAGCCCGGCGGACCTGGGCCAGGTGAGCGCGGCGGAGGGGGCTGCTGGCAGGTACTACCTGCGCCGGCCCTCCTGGCTCTCACAGCCCTGCTCCGATTCTTGTCTCCTTCGCAGTCTGGCGAGGTCCCCCCACTGTTGACAGTGACCAGTCAGCTCTTGGCCCTTCTGGCATGGCTTCGAAGCCCCAGGGGGAGGCAGGCCCTGCTCCAGGGGACTCAGCCAGCCCCTCGGGTCCGGCCCCCCTCTCCAGATGGTGAGTAAAGGACAGTAAGTTGAAGAAGAACTCTGGAGGGAGCAAATCCCGGTAGAACCTGGGGGGCCTGGAGTTCGGGGTCATGTTCCGGAAGATTTGGACTAGAGACCTCTTCAGTGCTAActgggcccaccctactccaggatCCACATCCCAAGAAGAAAGCCCTTCCCACTTCACCGCAGTCCCAGGCGAGCCACTGGGGGATGAGACCCAGGGACAGCAGCCCCTCCAGTTGGAGGAGGATCAGAGGGCGTGGCAGCGGCTGGAGCAGCTCATCCTGGGACAGGTGAGGTCCCTGGAGCCAGAAGGGATTGCCGGCTGGGACGCCAGAAAAAGGAGGTCCACCCTGTCTCTCTTACTTCTCCCCAGCTGGAGGAGCTGAAGCAGCAGCTGGAACAGCAGGAGGAGGAGTTGGGTCGACTGCGCCTGGGCGTGGTGAGGCTGCAGGGGGACctggcagggccgggcatggAGGGGGTGCTTCAGGTGAGTGCCGAGGTTTCCTCTCCACCAGGGGGCGACGGACTCAGAGAAAAGGGTTCAGCATCTGACTCTGGAGAACGAGGCCCTGAAGCAGAGCCTGAGTCTCATGCGGGACCTCCTGCTGCACTGGGGCCCCGGGCCCCCCAACAGGGCTCCGCAGGTACTCTGCTCCCGAGCTGCAGCCGTTCCTGCAGCCTGGGGCTCTTGCACACCTGGCATGCAGCCACAGGGCCCGAGCCTCCTCAGGACCTACCGGGATGGTCTGTGTAGGGCAGCCCCATCAGGGAGGCTGATGCCAATGGGAAGACCCCCCTCTCCGTGGCTCCTCTGAGTGGCTGACCCCAGGAGAGCAGAGGGACTGTGGGAAGGAGGTCTGCGTGGAGTTGGGAGGCATGGGTTCACAGCCAGCTCTGCCCACCTCTTGACTTGactttcccatctgtgaaatggtacCGCAGACCGTCCCTCTCTGAGTCCCTCCTGGCCCCCACCCTCCCGCAGGAGGAGGCGGAGGCATTGCTAGAGCTCCAGGGCCGGCTTCAGGAGGCCCAGGACACCACAGAAGCCCTCCGAGCCCAGGTGGGCATGGGGCCCAGGGATCCATGGCTCAGGGGTGAGGTGGGCTGGGGTGCTGGGAGGAGCTTATCTGAGGCAGGGCCTGGTAAGTGCCTGTTTCCTCAGTGACGGGTGGGGTTGGGCGGGGCAGCTGGGGGTGCAGGAGGTGCAGCTGCAGGGCCTTCAAGGGGCCCTCCAGCAGCTCCAGCAGGAGACGGAGCAGAACTGCAGGCGTGAGCTACAGCAGATGCATGGGCAGTTGGCAGGTAAGGGTTGGGGCTGGGGCTCACGGGAGGTCCTGGAGGCTGGGCCTTCCCTTCCAACAGACTTCCCTCTCCAGGACTTCGGGCACGGATGGCCAGCCTGCGTCAGGGCTGCGGGGACCTCCGAGGTTTGGTCAGCACCTTTACCCAGAGCTGTCAGGGTTCGCTGAGTGAGGCCCGGGGCCAGGTCAGGACCCCTCCGCGCCTAgcccctcctctctgggcagccTATTCACTGTTCTTTTGACGGGGGCGCTCCTGGGGAGTTGGCTGTACTAATAAGTGGGGCTCTGGAACCCAAACAGCTTCTGTGTGACCCAGGGTGGGATTCCACTTCTGGGCCTTGTTTTAATTCTATGCATACTTGGTTGACAGTAAACTCTTAAAGCATTGCCCAGAAGCACGGAGGAGACAGATGATGTGGTGTTCCTGCCTGTCATTCCTGGGCTTTATCCTGGGGTTACTCAATGATGTCCCCAGGGGCCCAGAGCCACTGAAAGTTGTGGCTTAGCACAGCTGAGCGGGCCTGTGGGGGCTCCCTGCTGCTCTCAggaccctcccaccccccacctccgCAGCTCCTTGGCTGACCCCTTGCCTTCTGTACATCCCTCTTCCCTCAGGTGTCCTGGGCCTTGGGGGCACTGTCATCTGGAGGGCCTGGCACTCAGCTCCCTGAGGGGCAGCAAGGGCCCCCAGCCGGATGCCCAGGGCGGCTGCCAGAACTCAAGGGTATGACAGGCTTAGGAGCCTAGCGGGGCAGGGAGGGTGGCTGGAAGAAGTGCAGCTTCTCTGTGCTTTAGGGTCTGCGAGGCATTCTGCTGATCTGATCCCCACTGCAGGAAATATCCGTGTGCTGTGTCGGCTGAGGCCAGGGACATCCTCCAGCCTTGTGAGCGTGGAGCCAGGCCCAGGGGGCACCGTCACCACCTGCTACCGGGGGCGCCATCGTCGATTCCGCCTAGACTGGGTCTTCCCTCCAGACGCCAGCCAGGAGGAGGTGACAGCCTGCCTTTGCAGCCATCCTGACCCTTTTTCAGAGTTCCCTGAAGAGCAGGAGAGGCTCCAGTTTCCCCTTCCCAGTCTGGGTGTCCACCTGGAGGAGAGAGGGTGGCTGGGCTCTAGCCAGGAAGGAAAGGGAACCGAGGGGGCTGGGAAGCAGGGCAGGCAGCCCAGCTTGGTGCCTCCTGCTCCCAGGCTTCACTGCCTGCCCACTCCCCTTTGCTGGGGTCCAGGGTCTGCCCAGCTATGAGGGCCCCTCATTGCTTTATGGCCCCAAGGCAGGCGGTGGGTGGTGGGGGCCGTGGGTGAGGAGGCAACCTTCTAGTCTTAGTGTGCTCTCTCTGCCTTGCCTGGATCCCACTCTCCTTCCCCACCCTTTTCCTGCCAGACACCTGTGGAAAAGCAGGGGCTTCagccccagcccaccccacctTCACACACGTTTTCATCTGCACGTGCCCTTTGCTGCTACAGCTCCCACAGCTGAGGAGATGGCAGCTCAGAGCCAGGGGAGACTAGGTAAGGGGCAGAATGGCAGCGACTCCCAACCAGGCTGCCTGCCAGCCTCACAGGGACAGGGGGACGACTGCCCAGCCGGTGGCCGGGGTCACCCTGACTCCCTCTTTTCCAACCACTTTTTCCTTCATCCCACACATTCCTCTGGCCTTAGCCCCACCCCACACTGCAGCACTGCGCAGGGCATGCCTTGTGCACCGTCCTCTGGACAGCCGTCCTGGACAGGGGCCTCTAAGTCAATGTGTCTGAACCAAAGGCATCTGTGGACAAGCCCCTCATCTGTGTTCCCGTTTCTGCAGTGGCGCCATGATGTGCTCCTGAATGTCATCCACAGTGCCACCTCCATCCAATCATGGAACCTCAGTGACCACACAGAACACAGAATTCTAGATTCTAGCCTTGTGGCTGTCTTCAAACAGAGCTGACAGCCCACCCTGTTAGCAGCGACCTTCTGGGCATAAAAGCCAGCCATGTTGTTGCTCAAAAGACTGTTGGTGTCCAGTGCCAATGGGGTGAATGTCCTAACCTTGTGTCTCTCTCAGCACCTGTCTGTGCCTGGGCTCCAGCAGGCCTGGCTGGCCACCATCCCCCGTACCTGCAGGCCCTTCCTGGGGTCACGCCTTGTGAGCCAGGTACTGGTGTGGCCGGCCCTCTAGGTGCACTGCCACGAGTGTTCACAGCAGGTGCCATTGCAGCCCTTATCTctcaggggaaactgaggcacaggaaggcCAATGAGTAAGCTCCAATCATACCCAGGTTTGAACCGAGCAGTCACGCCCCAACatctgggctcttttttttttctttatttttgagatggaatcccactctgtcgcccaggctgtagtgcagtggtgcgatcttggctcactgcaacctccgcctcctgggttcaagcaattctcctgcttcagcctccgaagtagctgggattacaggtgcgtgccaccatgctcggctaatttttgtatttttagtagagacgggggtttcaccgcgtttgccaggctggtcttgaactcctgaccttgtgatctgcctgccttggcctcccaaagtgctgggtttacaggcgtgagccacctcgcccagcccatcTGGgctcttttaaacattttttaaattttttactatatatatatgtatatgtattttttttggaCAGTCACGCtttgtcatcaggctggagtgcagtggtgcaatctcaggtcactacaacctctgcttcccgggctcaggagatccttccacctcagcctcccgagtagctgggaccacagatgtgcaacaccatgcctggctaatttttttgtagtttttgtacagacggggtttcaccgtattgcctaggctggtctcaaactccggagctcaaccaatccacccgcctcggcctcccaaaatgctgggatttatttttctttttttcacgtTGGCTTCCACATTAAGGACACCACACCTGCGCTCTTAACTGCTGTCCCCAGGTCTCCTACGTGGTCTTCAGGACTCCAGAGCCTCTGCATAGGCTGTTCCTCTTCTCATTGTGTCTTTTCCCTTCTTTGCCTGGCAAATTCTTGCAAGCACCACCTTCTCTAGGGAGACAGAGGGTCTCTGTAGGACACACCCTCCCCCATGGTCCCTTAGAGCCATCCTCCCAGGGGACTAGGCTCTGCTCACACCTGCCTTCATGgcactccccaccccaccaaatAGGGCATAAACAGGCAACGTGGGGAGGACTCAAAACACATTCTCCCGCCTCCCGCAGGTCTTCAGAGAGCTGGAACCTGCAGTGCTGTCCTGCCTCCGAGGCTACAGCGTCTGCATCTTCACCTATGGCCAGACAGGCACCGGGAAGACCTACAGCATGGAGGTGGGACAGAGCTCACGCCCCAGTGGGAGAGGCCCCAGGGGCCCTGCATGACTTGGATGTGAGCCCGGTGtgcaccccaccccatcctcagGGCCCTCCTGAGGACCCCGGCATAGTTCCTAGGGCGCTGCAGTCGCTGTTCCGGGAGATGGGGGCCGGCCGGCAGCACCGGGTGACACTCAGCATGGTGGAGATCTACAATGAGGCTGTCAGGTGGGCTACTCCACCAGGGAGGCCTTCTCCCCACCCCTGGCCCAGGGCCCTTCCGGATTTCCAGAGAATTCTGGAACCAAGACCTTCCCCTTTCTCACCAGGGACCTCCTTGCTCCAGGGCCTCCCGAGCGCCTGGCCGTGAGGCAGGGCCCAGAAGGCCAGGGCGGGATCCAGGTGGCTGGCCTCACCCACTGGGACGTGCCCAACCTGGAGACATTGCACCAGGTAGGGCTGCACCGCTCTCCGAGACCCCGCCCCGTGCTTCCACTTGGGGGCGGGGACCCTGCACCTAACCAGCCCTTCGCTCCGCCTTCCAGATGCTGAAACTGGGGAGGAGCAACCGGGCCACCGCCGCCACCGCCATGAACCAGCGCAGCTCCCGCTCGCATGCCCTGGTCACGCTGACGCTGCGCGCGGCGTCTCCACCGCGCGCTCCAGGCACCGCAGGTACCACGGCCGGTGCCTGAGCCCTGCGGAGTCTCCAGCGCACCCGAGGCCCGGCCTTCCCCCATGTCGGGCTCGCTCGCCCCTCTAGGCACGCTGCACCTGGTGGACCTGGCGGGATCCGAACGCGCACGGAAGGCAGGGGCGGCCGGCCCGCCGCGGGGAGACCCAGACGGCGCCCGGCGCCTGCGGGAGGCCCAGACCATAAACCGATCGCTGCTGGCGCTAGGAGGCGTGATGGCCGCACTGCGGGCCCACCGGCCGCACGTGCCCTTCCGCGACTCGCAGCTCACGCGACTGCTGCAGCCGGCGCTGGGCCCAGGCACCACCGCGGTGCTGCTGCTGCAGGTGGGCGCCGGGGCGGCGCAGGCGCGGGGCAGGTGTGTGCATGCCGGTCGCCGCCCACCCGGGCCCGCCCACCCGCGCCTCTTGCCCGCAGATCTCCACGCGGCCGGAGGATCTCGGGGAGACAGTCTGCTCACTCAAGTTCGCCGACCGAGTGGGTCAAGTGGAGCTGGGGCCAGCCCGGCGCCGCAGGGTCCCGCGCTCCTCCGGGACGCCCTCTTCCCTCAGTACCGACACTCCGCTCACCGGGACCCCCTGCACCCCTACGCCGTCCCCTGGCAGTCCTCCATGCCCCAGTCCCGACAACGGCTCGGGCTCGGCCCTCGCGCCCGCAGAGGGCCTGCCCCTGTAGTCCTGGGTCGCGGCCCTGCCCATGGGGTCTCAGGCCAGGTCTCTGCTGGCAGAGGCGGTAGTAAAGTCCCTGTACCCCGTCTCCCAGGGCACAAGCTCCCTAGCCTCTTTGGATCCACTGCCCCTGAGCTCCCAGAGTCACCCCTCCACCTCCGCAGCCAGTGAAGTGTGTTGTGCCTGCTGAAGTGATcaccccccgcccccagccctgcATCAGGCCACAGGTCTTGGCTTTCTCCTTATCACCATTTGCTGTTATCACGGCACACAGCAGGGAATCCCAGGCCCCCCGCCAAGTGGCTACCCAAGTCACCACTCCTGACCCAAAAATCAGGCATGGCATTAAAACGTTGCAAATTCCTTTACTGTTATCCCCACCACCGCCAGGACCATGTAGGGTGCAGTCTTTACTCCCTAACCCGTTTCCCGAAAAAGGTGCTACCTCCTTCCCAGACAGACGAGAGAGGGCAGGACTTCAGGCTGGATCCACCACtgggctctccctcccccagcctggagcACGGGAGGGGAGGTGACGGCTGGTGACTGATGGATGGGTAGTGGGCTGAGAAGAGGGGACTAGGAAGGGCTATTCCAGGCTCAGCCCTGCTCCTGCAGCTTTGCCGCTGAGTGTAGGAAAAACAGAGGCATGACAGACCAGGGTGAGGGTTGTGCCCAGCTGGGCCACGGCCATGCGTGGGGTGGTCCAATAAACACCGTGGACTCCCAGCAAGGCTGCTGCCTGGTGTTTCGAGGCTGCTGTGGTCGCAGACAGCCGCCTCGCCTTGGCTCCCTGTCAACAAGGTGGGGGTGGGAGCGGGAGGGAGGAGCGGCCCCTGTCTTAAGAGCCTCACAGGCTGCACCAGGAGAGCAGCCAGCCTGGGCCAGGGGCCGCCAGGTCCCGAGGGTGGCTGACCCAAACGTCGTAGATGCTTTTGTTGGGTGGCACCCCCTGGAAGAGGGCGTCTAGATCGCAGAGCAGCCCTGGGGGCCCTCGGGTTTCAGGGGCCACCCCCCAGTAGGCAGGGCTGGTTGACGGACACCGGGGACAGGAGGTGGGTGGTGGTGCCAAGGGCATTACCACATTGGGAGTGTAGATAGGCAAGTAGGAGGTGGGCAGCTGCCCCCAGAGGGAGGCCCTGTGTCCCCCGCTGGACCGTCCCCCAGGAACTGCGGTGCCCTGCAGTAAGTGGAGAGGCCAGGCCCTAGGCTCTGGGGAGAGGGTTGAGGGCCCGATGGCTCCCCCCTGCACAGTCTCCCCCTCCACTCTCGTGGGGCCAGGAAGGGGGCAGAGGGGCCACAGAGGTCTCTCAGaagagggaaggggtggggtgggcaccGCCTCCTCCCCACTGTTCCCTGTGCCTGCAGGAACTGGGCTGCTCTGTGGAGCTAGCCCCGGCCAGGGTGCCCCCTCCCCGGACCCTCCTAGCAGGGACTTGATGCTGAAGCCCTCACTGGGTGGTGGCGGGGGAGTGGGCGGCCGGTATGGCCGGCCGTGCAGCACGTAGGGGCCCAGGTCCTTGGCGAAGGCTCCACGCGCACCTCTGTTCTGCCAGCGCCGGCACAGGGCGGTGTTCTGCAGCCGGAGCGCCTCAGCTGGGATCAGGCTCACGTCGACCGCCCAGAAGTTGCCCTTGGCCTGGGGCTTTGCAGGGTCCTTGGGCACCTGGGTGTGGGGGTCAGACATGGGTGGGGCTGCCCAACCTTGGATGCTCAGGACTTCCGCGCGCGCTCCGCCCCCGGGCTCCGACCCTGGCCTGCCCCACCTTGCGGAAGCATCGGTTGGAGGAAAGGTTGTGGCGAATGGAGTCTTTCCAGCCCTCGTAGTCTTCCCTGAAGAAGGGGAACACGGCCTGGACCTGACGGATGATCTGAAACCGCCAGGCGGCCGGCCGGCGCCGTGAGCCCAGACGGGGAGGGGGTAgcgccctccccctcccccactacCGGGCTCAGGGGCGCGCGGTGCCAGCCCCTGCTGTCCCCAAAGAAAGACATTTCTGCGCGGAAGCGCGGCAGAGGGGGCAAGGGGCTCCCGGAGAAGGGTCGTGCCTTGAGGCCCTCAGCTCTCAGGACTGGTCCCACTGGCATACCTGGGTGGGCTAGGAAGGGGTGGGGGTCAgggcttgaacctggaagtggGTGGGGAACGAGTCTGGGGAAAGAGAGAGTGGGGGCCGGGGCCCGCTCACCTGGGCCAGCTTCAGTCTGCGGGAGGGAGCGGCCTGAATCACCAAGGCGATCATGGCCAAGTAGGTGTAGGGGGGCTTGTCATGTCGCAGgtacctcttcttcctcctcttaggGGGCTGGGAGGGCGACTCTGCCTCTGGGGGCCCCAGGCGGGAGCCGCTGCAGGGCCCCATGCGGGACGGTAGACAGCGTGGGCAGGGGCCTGGCCGGGTGGAGGGTGCAGGGCGGTGGGGCAGTGTAGAAGGCAGGGCCGGGACCTGAGGCCGGGCTGGGGCAGGCGGGCTGGGGCCTTTATCATTCGgatggaagggggaggggagggaagggaggaagaggctgTGGGGGAGGGGAGCATGCCGAGGGCTTCCACAATTAGCAGGTTTTGGTTAATCTGGaagggaggggcagagaggaTTCTAGTGGGGGCTTCTCCTGAGGCCTCAGTCTCCACCCCTGAGTTGCCTTTGGGTGGCCAGGCCCGGCTTCAAAGGGGCTGCGATGACCCATCGCTACTTTATCCCGTCTTCCCTGCTCAGGTTTCAGGaccccatttaacagatggggGAGTATTTAGCCCATGCCAAGCTCCCAAGGCGTGGGGCGCCCCTGGAGTTCAAGATCTAGCAGCTGCTAGTAGGCCCTGAACTATGGGAGCTGGATACCCACCCAGGACATGATCAGGtggagcttcctggaggagaaggCCATGAAGCCCCCACCCTAGGAACAAAAGGGGGACACATTGACTCAACTGATTTCCTGGGAGTTGCTTGAGGAGCCCAGGTGGACCGCTCACCTCCTCCTCCCTAGCcatctctgctcctccacccaaGCAAGGCTGGTATTGCGTATCCTGCCCCAAAGCCCAGGTTCTCCTCCCTCACAAGGGGCAAGTTTGCCCAAGAGGATAGCAGCTCTGGGAATTAGCAGCGGTGGTTGGTGCTGGCACCAGGCCAAGGGCCCCCAGACACACGGGGGCCCAGGGATATGCTTTTGCCCTTCACTCTGAGAATTCAGCTTTTCTTGTGCAGCCTCCACCATGATAACCTCAAAGGGCTGAAAATCTGCAGCATACGGTGGGGTCCAGCACACCCTGAGGTGCGGAGGGGAGGGACAGGCAGCAAGTGtccaggaggaggaggcctggGCCGTAAGGGGCCTTGTATGTGGGGTGCCACACTGCTCCTGCCCCCCACACCCCTGGTCGGGTGGTGCCCCTTTTCCTTCTATCTCTGACTCTCCCCTCAGACCCCACGTGGTTTCCCTCAGGATTCCTGTCCCCACCTCTCTGCTGTGTTCCCTAGGTTATGGCTGCACAATCCTGTGCCTCATGAGGCTAATACTTGTGGCCACTTCACCCCATTCGGTCAGCAAGGCGTCGTTCTTTTCTAcaagtgtttgttgttgttgttgttttgagacaaggtctcactctgttgcccaggctggagtg
This genomic stretch from Pan paniscus chromosome 7, NHGRI_mPanPan1-v2.0_pri, whole genome shotgun sequence harbors:
- the FOXH1 gene encoding forkhead box protein H1; translated protein: MGPCSGSRLGPPEAESPSQPPKRRKKRYLRHDKPPYTYLAMIALVIQAAPSRRLKLAQIIRQVQAVFPFFREDYEGWKDSIRHNLSSNRCFRKVPKDPAKPQAKGNFWAVDVSLIPAEALRLQNTALCRRWQNRGARGAFAKDLGPYVLHGRPYRPPTPPPPPSEGFSIKSLLGGSGEGAPWPGLAPQSSPVPAGTGNSGEEAVPTPPLPSSERPLWPLCPLPGPTRVEGETVQGGAIGPSTLSPEPRAWPLHLLQGTAVPGGRSSGGHRASLWGQLPTSYLPIYTPNVVMPLAPPPTSCPRCPSTSPAYWGVAPETRGPPGLLCDLDALFQGVPPNKSIYDVWVSHPRDLAAPGPGWLLSWCSL